In the Natronoglycomyces albus genome, CGTTATCCGCTCGAGCGAGGAAATGCTCAAGTTGGTGCCGATCAACCTGCGTTCGGCGGCTTTCGGGCTCGGCGCGCGCCGCTACCAGACTGTTTTCCGGGTGGTTCTCCCCGCAGCGGGGCCTGGCTTGACCACGACGGCCTTGTTGGCCATCGCTCGCGGCATCGGTGAAACCGCTCCTTTGCTGCTGACCATTCTCGGAACAGTCCACATGACATTCGCATTCCAAGGAGAGCCGCAGGGCGCCCTACCCATGCTGATCCACAACAACGCCGTGCAGCCGTTCCTCGAAGGGCAAATGCGGGCCTGGGGAGGGGCGTTGAGCCTGATCCTCATTTGCCTGTTGCTCACCATCATCGGCAAGATCTACAGCCGTCGACGCGCAAAGCTGCACAACAATGCCTAAGGAGACAACCATCATGAGCGACCCGACCTCGATGAGCTCGCAGCCCGCGGCGACTATGCATGGCCTCGGTGACATTGCCGGAAGTGCACGCGCATCCGACCCGAGCCAGGAAACCGTGTTCGAGCTGACCGACGTCAGTGTTCACTATGGGTCCTTCCGCGCTGTGCGGGATGTGAACTTCGGCGTGGTCAAGAACGAGATCACGGCCCTCATCGGCCCCTCGGGCTGCGGAAAATCGACGCTTTTGCGCTCCCTGAACCGCATGAACGACCTGATCCCGGGGGCACGAGTGGAGGGGACCGTCGCCTACCACGGCGAAAACCTCTACGAGGATGACATCGACCCCGTCGAGGTGCGTCGCCGCATCGGCATGGTGTTCCAAAAACCCAACCCGTTCCCCAAATCGATCTTCGACAATGTCGCGTTCGGGCCCAAACTACAGGGCACCCCCAAGAGTGAACTCGAAGCGATCGTGGAGGACTCACTGCGCAAAGCCGCGTTGTGGGACGAGGTTAAGGACGACCTGAAGAAGTCCGGACTAGCGCTCTCTGGCGGGCAACAACAACGTTTGTGCATAGCCCGCACGATCGCCGTGGAGCCAGAAGTGGTGTTGATGGACGAACCATGTTCGGCCCTCGACCCCATCGCCACCGCGAAGATCGAGGAACTAATGGAGGGGCTGGCCGAACAGTTCACCATCATCATCGTCACCCACAACATGCAGCAGGCCGCTCGGGTCTCACACCGCACGGCTTTCTTCTCCACCGAAGTGAGCGAAGTGTCCGACACTCGCACCGGAGTTTTGGTGGAGTTCGACGACACCG is a window encoding:
- the pstB gene encoding phosphate ABC transporter ATP-binding protein PstB yields the protein MSDPTSMSSQPAATMHGLGDIAGSARASDPSQETVFELTDVSVHYGSFRAVRDVNFGVVKNEITALIGPSGCGKSTLLRSLNRMNDLIPGARVEGTVAYHGENLYEDDIDPVEVRRRIGMVFQKPNPFPKSIFDNVAFGPKLQGTPKSELEAIVEDSLRKAALWDEVKDDLKKSGLALSGGQQQRLCIARTIAVEPEVVLMDEPCSALDPIATAKIEELMEGLAEQFTIIIVTHNMQQAARVSHRTAFFSTEVSEVSDTRTGVLVEFDDTAKIFTTPADERTEHYVTGRFG